The following are encoded in a window of Penaeus vannamei isolate JL-2024 chromosome 17, ASM4276789v1, whole genome shotgun sequence genomic DNA:
- the LOC113803792 gene encoding kelch-like protein diablo translates to MSRKETPTTAGHRAGPEGGSESQVSSPSEDCKFVNAAHPEAVLGGLNDLRKKGHFCDVTLCVDGQTFPVHRSVLASFSPYFRAMFLSSLAESQSEHVTLSGVDANMVSLLLDYAYTSAITITESNVQALLSASNLLEVSAVREACCRFLERHIDVSNCVGIHCFAEAHACHELTKKAKAYTLRNFTNVVVGEEWLNLPVEKVVEIISADELEVEREEHVFGAATAWLHHSYQARAPTFHKILENVRLALVSPYFLVDVVEGEMAVRSSPECRVIVEEARLYHLLPDRRHQLTSPRTRHRRNTNTTTVIVAVGGEDNKLVLRSVECYDPHAHCWRSLSCLPFAVSKHGLVVSGENVMYLAGGEFPDGTVTRCMWRYDPVLDEWHDLAPMSMPRSELGAASLDGYIYAVGGWDGSSRLDSVERYDPRTNSWKEVAPMKLSLTSPAVAACQGKLYVCGGAILEDGDGIDMAQVYDPHTDTWEQLPSMIIPRSGSAAAVLHGLIYIIGGWHASTENTNKVERFDPRTSTWQTVAGMCERRYRPGVAVVDSKIYILGGEDGWEHFHDTIESYSPTEDKWTPIGEMLTGRSWLSCAPLRIKKEILGDLATPLS, encoded by the exons ATGTCTCGTAAAGAGACACCAACTACGGCTGGCCATAGGGCAGGGCCAGAAGGAGGGTCAGAGTCACAGGTGTCCTCACCAAGTGAAGATTGCAAGTTTGTCAATGCTGCCCACCCAGAAGCT GTGCTTGGTGGATTAAATGACTTGCGGAAAAAAGGACACTTCTGTGACGTGACCTTATGCGTAGATGGGCAGACATTCCCTGTACACAGATCAGTGTTGGCATCATTCAGTCCCTACTTTAGA GCAATGTTTTTGAGCAGCTTAGCAGAGTCTCAATCAGAGCACGTAACCTTAAGTGGAGTTGATGCGAATATGGTTTCCCTCCTACTAGACTACGCATATACTTCTGCAATAACAATTACAGAGAGCAATGTTCAG GCCCTCTTAAGTGCATCAAACTTATTGGAAGTATCTGCTGTGAGAGAGGCATGTTGCCGATTCTTGGAGCGTCATATTGATGTATCAAATTGTGTTGGGATTCACTGCTTTGCTGAAGCACATGCTTGCCACGAGCTCACCAAGAAAGCCAAAGCTTATACATTAAG AAATTTCACAAATGTGGTCGTAGGAGAAGAATGGTTGAATCTCCCTGTCGAAAAGGTTGTAGAGATAATATCTGCAGATGAgttggaggtggaaagggaagagcaTGTGTTTGGAGCCGCCACAGCTTGGCTTCACCATTCCTACCAAGCAAGAGCACCTACTTTCCATAAG ATCTTGGAGAATGTGAGACTAGCCCTTGTTAGTCCTTATTTTTTAGTGGATGTTGTGGAAGGAGAAATGGCCGTGAGGTCCTCGCCAGAGTGCCGTGTGATAGTGGAGGAGGCGAGGCTCTACCATCTCCTTCCCGACAGACGCCACCAGCTGACATCCCCGAGAACGAGACATCGAAGGAACACGAACACAACGACT GTAATTGTGGCAGTGGGCGGTGAGGATAACAAACTTGTGTTGCGATCAGTTGAATGTTACGACCCACATGCTCACTGCTGGAGGAGTCTCTCTTGTCTACCGTTTGCCGTGAG TAAACATGGACTGGTTGTCTCAGGAGAAAATGTTATGTATTTAGCGGGTGGTGAATTTCCTGATGGCACTGTCACACGGTGCATGTGGCGCTATGATCCTGTTTTGGATGAGTGGCACGATCTAGCTCCTATGTCAATGCCAAGATCTGAATTAG GAGCTGCCTCTCTCGATGGATATATTTATGCTGTAGGTGGATGGGATGGGTCCAGCCGATTGGACTCCGTGGAACGTTATGATCCACGTACAAACTCATGGAAGGAGGTTGCTCCAATGAAGTTGTCCCTCACATCACCTGCAGTGGCTGCCTGCCAAGGAAAGCTGTATGTTTGTGGAGGGGCCATCTTAGAGGATGGAGATGGCATTGACATGGCTCAA GTGTATgaccctcacacagacacatggGAGCAGCTTCCTTCAATGATCATTCCTCGCAGTGGTTCAGCAGCAGCGGTTCTTCATGGACTCATTTATATTATTG GAGGATGGCATGCTTcaacagaaaatacaaataaagtagAGAGGTTTGATCCAAGAACCAGTACATGGCAAACTGTGGCCGGCATGTGTGAACGTCGCTATAGACCAG GTGTAGCAGTGGTTGACAGTAAGATCTACATACTTGGAGGAGAGGATGGTTGGGAGCATTTCCATGACACCATTGAATCTTACAGCCCCACAGAAGATAAATGGACTCCTATCGGTGAAATGCTGACAGGCAGATCATGGCTTTCCTGCGCACCACTCAGG ATCAAAAAGGAGATTTTAGGCGACTTGGCGACACCCCTGTCTTGA